In Arthrobacter sp. UKPF54-2, the following are encoded in one genomic region:
- a CDS encoding glycerol-3-phosphate dehydrogenase/oxidase, with translation MGNKVSSGHPASSSGRTSVQRLRNRPRAQVLIIGGGINGVGTFRDLALQGVDVALVERGDFCQGASGASSHMIHGGIRYLENGEFRLVQESVVERNRLLRIAPHYVKPLQTTIPIFSTFSGILAAPLRFLTHKQQGAPTERGAFLIKLGLSMYDFFSRDGGTVPRHQFRGRKRALAELPRLHPGIKYAATYFDASVHNPERLTLDVLQDGEKAGEAGGNGARASNYLSLVSMDGTAEAGGRSGTVQLRDELTGEVFDFSADVVVNTTGAWVDLTNQAMGAASAFMGGTKGSHIVLDHPELLEACQGREIFFEHTDGRIVLIYPMGDRVLVGTTDVDADMAEDAVCTDAEIDYFFDLIGHVFPDISVDREQIVYTFSGVRPLPKHDATQPGFVSRDYRIERRGPAKGSAQRKAGGAVVLSLVGGKWTTFRALAEHLSNDVLAELGLERKVSTAKLAIGGGAGFPDTEDGVQRWIKAHMGPGRDADRTAGLLTRYGTRAADVMAYLDAGEDRLLHSTRELSVRELEYMAQNEQLGHLVDVLIRRTSLAFRGLVTGELLNEVAEVLSGPLGWDAAARTAEINHAQEVLERFHGVQVHSLVA, from the coding sequence TTGGGAAACAAGGTTTCATCCGGCCATCCGGCGTCGAGCAGCGGGCGCACATCCGTGCAGCGGCTGCGGAACCGGCCGCGCGCGCAGGTGCTGATCATCGGCGGCGGAATCAACGGAGTCGGGACCTTCCGTGACCTGGCCCTGCAGGGCGTGGACGTAGCCCTCGTCGAACGCGGCGACTTCTGCCAGGGCGCCAGCGGCGCCTCCTCGCACATGATCCACGGCGGCATCAGGTACCTCGAAAACGGTGAATTCCGCCTTGTCCAGGAATCCGTGGTCGAACGCAACCGGCTGCTGCGCATCGCACCGCACTACGTCAAGCCGCTGCAGACCACCATCCCGATCTTCAGCACCTTCTCCGGCATCCTCGCCGCGCCGCTGCGGTTCCTGACCCACAAGCAGCAGGGCGCGCCCACGGAGCGCGGCGCCTTCCTGATCAAGCTCGGCCTGAGCATGTACGACTTCTTCTCCCGCGACGGCGGCACCGTGCCCCGCCACCAGTTCCGCGGCCGCAAGCGCGCCCTCGCCGAGCTGCCCCGGCTGCACCCGGGCATCAAATACGCCGCGACCTACTTTGACGCGTCCGTGCACAACCCGGAACGGCTTACCCTGGACGTCCTCCAGGACGGCGAGAAGGCCGGCGAAGCGGGCGGCAACGGCGCCCGCGCCAGCAACTACCTTTCCCTCGTCTCCATGGACGGGACGGCGGAGGCCGGCGGCCGGTCCGGCACGGTCCAGCTCCGCGACGAACTGACCGGAGAGGTCTTCGATTTCAGCGCCGACGTGGTGGTCAACACCACCGGCGCCTGGGTGGACCTGACCAACCAGGCCATGGGCGCCGCCTCGGCCTTTATGGGCGGCACCAAGGGCTCGCACATCGTGCTGGACCACCCGGAACTGCTCGAAGCCTGCCAGGGCCGGGAGATCTTCTTCGAGCACACTGACGGCCGGATCGTGCTGATCTACCCGATGGGTGACCGCGTCCTCGTCGGTACCACCGACGTCGACGCCGACATGGCCGAGGACGCCGTCTGCACCGACGCCGAAATCGACTACTTCTTCGACCTGATCGGGCACGTCTTCCCCGACATCAGCGTGGACCGGGAGCAGATCGTCTACACCTTCTCCGGCGTCCGTCCGCTGCCGAAGCACGACGCCACGCAGCCGGGCTTTGTCAGCCGCGACTACCGGATCGAACGCCGCGGCCCCGCCAAGGGTTCGGCGCAGCGCAAGGCCGGCGGCGCCGTCGTGCTCAGCCTCGTGGGCGGGAAGTGGACCACCTTCCGGGCCCTCGCCGAGCACCTGAGCAACGACGTGCTCGCCGAGCTCGGCCTGGAGCGGAAAGTCTCGACGGCGAAGCTCGCCATCGGCGGCGGCGCCGGGTTCCCTGACACCGAGGACGGCGTCCAGCGCTGGATCAAGGCCCACATGGGACCTGGCCGTGACGCGGACCGGACTGCGGGCCTGCTGACCCGCTACGGCACGCGCGCCGCGGATGTCATGGCCTACCTCGACGCCGGGGAAGACCGGCTGCTGCACTCCACCCGCGAACTGAGTGTGCGGGAACTGGAGTACATGGCGCAGAACGAACAGCTCGGGCACCTCGTTGACGTGCTCATCCGCCGCACCTCGCTGGCCTTCCGCGGCCTGGTGACCGGGGAGCTGCTGAACGAGGTAGCCGAGGTCCTGTCCGGCCCGCTGGGCTGGGACGCCGCCGCGCGGACCGCAGAGATCAACCACGCCCAGGAGGTGCTCGAACGGTTCCACGGTGTCCAGGTCCACAGCCTGGTCGCTTAG
- a CDS encoding MIP/aquaporin family protein produces MSLGIVFLSEVFGTAMLTLLGCGVVANVALKGTKGNNGGFLMVTWGWGIAVFSGVYVAAKSGAHLNPAVTFGLLLNGKKEYAPGVAVDFGSTLTYFGGELLGAFLGAVVMWLAHKQHFDAEPEPASKLGVFSTGPAIRSTPWNLVTEIIGTFVLVFVILTFGGTPSGLGPLAVALLVVGIGVSLGGPTGYAINPARDLGPRIAHALLPIKGKGSSDWSYSWIPVVGPLVGGGLAGVVAAVVPIIATAAAS; encoded by the coding sequence ATGTCTCTTGGAATAGTTTTCCTGTCCGAAGTATTCGGCACCGCAATGCTGACCCTGCTGGGTTGCGGCGTTGTGGCCAACGTCGCGCTCAAAGGCACCAAGGGCAATAACGGCGGGTTCCTGATGGTCACCTGGGGATGGGGCATTGCCGTGTTCTCCGGTGTCTACGTGGCCGCCAAGTCGGGCGCGCACCTGAACCCCGCCGTGACCTTCGGGCTGCTGCTCAACGGCAAGAAGGAGTACGCCCCCGGGGTCGCCGTCGACTTCGGCTCCACCCTGACCTACTTCGGCGGTGAACTGCTCGGGGCATTCCTGGGCGCCGTCGTGATGTGGCTGGCGCACAAGCAGCACTTCGACGCCGAACCCGAGCCCGCCAGCAAGCTGGGCGTCTTCTCCACCGGCCCGGCGATCCGCTCCACCCCGTGGAACCTCGTCACGGAAATCATCGGCACCTTTGTCCTCGTGTTCGTCATCCTGACCTTCGGCGGGACCCCCTCCGGGCTGGGCCCGCTGGCCGTGGCCCTGCTGGTTGTCGGCATCGGTGTCTCCCTCGGCGGCCCGACCGGCTACGCCATCAACCCCGCCCGTGACCTGGGCCCGCGCATCGCCCACGCCCTGCTCCCGATCAAGGGCAAGGGTTCCTCCGACTGGAGCTACTCGTGGATCCCGGTCGTCGGACCGCTCGTCGGCGGCGGACTCGCCGGCGTCGTGGCAGCCGTGGTGCCGATCATCGCCACCGCCGCAGCCTCCTAG
- the glpK gene encoding glycerol kinase GlpK has protein sequence MNQYVIAIDQGTTSTRAIVFDHSGNIVSSGQMEHEQIFPQAGWVEHDPAEIWNNTREVIASALSKANLTRHDIAAVGITNQRETAVVWDKTTGKAVYNAIVWQDTRTQAIVDELAKDGGVERFKQKVGLPLATYFSGTKIKWILDNVEGARAKAEAGDLVFGNTDCWVLWNLTGGTDGGVHVTDVTNASRTMFMDLETLSWDQDILDAFGVPASMMPAIKSSSEVYGTVHTSQLLREVPVAGILGDQQAATFGQAAFDAGEAKNTYGTGCFLIFNTGEEIVHSKNGLLTTVGYKLGDAAPHYALEGSIAVTGSLVQWLRDNLGMIGSAPEVETLAASVEDNGGVYIVPAFSGLFAPYWRSDARGAIVGLTRFVNKNHIARAALEATAFQTREVLDAVNADSGVPLTELKVDGGMVANDALMQFQADILGVPVIRPKVVETTSLGAAYAAGLAVGFWKDLGECSANWSEDKRWEPKMDQAERERQMRLWKKAVTKSMDWVDEDVK, from the coding sequence ATGAACCAGTATGTAATCGCCATTGACCAGGGAACCACGAGCACCCGCGCCATCGTGTTCGACCACAGCGGCAACATCGTTTCCTCCGGCCAGATGGAACACGAGCAGATCTTCCCGCAGGCCGGCTGGGTGGAGCACGACCCCGCCGAAATCTGGAACAACACCCGCGAGGTCATCGCCTCCGCACTGTCCAAGGCCAACCTGACCCGCCACGACATTGCCGCGGTCGGCATCACGAACCAGCGCGAAACCGCGGTGGTCTGGGACAAGACCACCGGCAAGGCGGTGTACAACGCAATCGTCTGGCAGGACACCCGGACGCAGGCGATTGTGGACGAGCTCGCCAAAGATGGCGGCGTGGAACGCTTCAAGCAGAAGGTGGGCCTGCCGCTGGCGACCTACTTCTCCGGCACCAAGATCAAGTGGATCCTGGACAACGTCGAAGGCGCGCGCGCCAAGGCCGAAGCCGGGGACCTGGTCTTCGGCAACACGGACTGCTGGGTGCTTTGGAACCTCACCGGCGGGACCGACGGCGGCGTGCACGTCACCGACGTCACCAACGCTTCGCGGACCATGTTCATGGACCTCGAGACGTTGTCCTGGGACCAGGACATCCTGGACGCCTTCGGTGTCCCGGCCTCGATGATGCCGGCCATCAAGTCCTCCTCCGAGGTCTACGGCACCGTCCACACGTCCCAGCTCCTGCGCGAGGTGCCGGTGGCCGGCATCCTCGGCGACCAGCAGGCGGCGACGTTCGGCCAGGCGGCCTTCGACGCCGGCGAGGCCAAGAACACCTACGGCACGGGCTGCTTCCTCATCTTCAACACCGGTGAGGAGATCGTCCACTCCAAGAACGGGCTGCTGACCACGGTCGGCTACAAGCTCGGGGACGCCGCCCCGCACTACGCCCTGGAAGGCTCCATCGCCGTCACGGGGTCCCTGGTGCAGTGGCTGCGCGACAACCTCGGCATGATCGGCAGCGCCCCGGAAGTGGAGACCCTTGCGGCATCCGTGGAGGACAACGGCGGGGTGTACATCGTGCCGGCGTTCTCCGGCCTGTTCGCCCCGTACTGGCGTTCGGACGCCCGCGGCGCGATCGTCGGCCTGACCCGGTTCGTGAACAAGAACCACATCGCCCGCGCGGCGCTGGAGGCCACCGCCTTCCAGACCCGCGAGGTACTCGACGCCGTCAACGCCGACTCCGGTGTGCCGCTGACCGAGCTGAAGGTCGACGGCGGCATGGTCGCCAACGACGCGCTGATGCAGTTCCAGGCCGACATCCTGGGTGTCCCGGTGATCCGGCCGAAGGTGGTCGAGACCACCTCGCTCGGTGCCGCCTACGCGGCCGGCCTCGCCGTCGGCTTCTGGAAGGACCTGGGCGAGTGCTCCGCCAACTGGTCCGAGGACAAGCGCTGGGAGCCGAAGATGGACCAGGCAGAGCGCGAGCGCCAGATGCGCCTCTGGAAGAAGGCCGTCACCAAGTCCATGGACTGGGTCGACGAGGACGTGAAGTAG
- a CDS encoding efflux RND transporter permease subunit, protein MRRIIATSLRFRSIIVAMAAALMIVGSAQLSTASVDVFPEFAPPKVEVQTACLGLTASEVEELVSVPMEEAFNGIDGLDHMRSKSVSQLSSIVLEFKPGTDVLNARQMVSERMATVIPTLPTWAAPPVMLQPLSSTSRVMKIGLSSDTRSLIEMSMISYWNIRAHLLRVPGVANVAIWGERLQMLQVQVDPAKLAANNVTLENVMNSTSDALDAGLLKYSPGALIGTGGALETPSQSLSIRHVQPITGPQQLAQVALEQREGQEPLRLADVATVVEDHQQLIGDAVINGGPGLMLIVEKLPWGNTLEVTRGVEEALKELQPGLTGIAVDTTLFRPATFIEESLGNLSVALLLGCLLVVLVLSVFLFQWRTALVSVAAIPLSLLTAALVLYWTGGTVNTMVLAGLVIAVGVVVDDAIIDVENIVRRLRQHRAAGGTDSAARVVVNASLEVRGPIVYATLIIVVATVPIFFLDGLTGSFFRPLAISYTLAVFASMLVALTVTPAMAYIFLRNAKLEDRDPPLVRVLKRWYGAGLRPIVRRPLPGYLSLAALGVVGIVAAPLLGQSLLPSFKERDFLMHWVTQPGTSNSEEVRVSQLACKELMTVPGVRNCGSHIGQAFAADEVVGVNFGENWISIDPAADYDKTLASVQELVDGYPGIHRDVQTYLKERVREVLTGTGYAVVVRVYGDDLAVLRKEADKVKKILGGIEGAVGAKIALQVDVPQIDVEVNLAAANQYGLKPGDVRRAAATLVAGEEVGDVYRDGKAYDVQVWSPPETRTSVTSIENLQMDTPSGQRIKLADVAKISVKPTPNVIERSEGSRRLDVSANVKEGDLVKVVEELKGNLETVEFPTGYHADILGEYAERQAASQRLLVFSVGAIAVIFLLLQAAFRSWRLATLVILTLPVALVGGVLAAHLSGGILSLGSLVGFLTVMGIAARNGILLINHCQHLEQFEGVRFGPGLVLRGAAERLSPILMTTLATALALVPLVVMGNIPGHEIEHPMAVVILGGLVTSTLVNLFIVPSLYLRFAKGRADREHGLHAAQPATAG, encoded by the coding sequence ATGCGCCGGATCATTGCGACGAGCCTGAGGTTCCGGTCCATCATCGTTGCGATGGCCGCTGCCTTGATGATCGTAGGCAGTGCCCAGCTCAGCACAGCCTCGGTGGATGTGTTCCCCGAATTCGCGCCGCCCAAGGTCGAGGTGCAGACCGCGTGCCTGGGCCTGACGGCGTCGGAGGTCGAGGAACTCGTCTCTGTCCCGATGGAGGAGGCGTTCAACGGGATCGACGGCCTGGACCACATGCGGTCCAAGTCGGTGTCCCAGCTCTCCTCCATCGTGCTCGAATTCAAGCCCGGGACCGATGTCCTGAACGCCCGGCAGATGGTTTCGGAGCGGATGGCCACCGTCATCCCGACGCTGCCCACCTGGGCGGCGCCGCCGGTGATGTTGCAGCCGCTGTCCTCGACAAGCCGGGTCATGAAGATCGGGCTGTCCTCCGACACCCGGTCGTTGATCGAAATGTCGATGATCTCCTACTGGAACATCCGGGCCCACCTGTTGCGGGTTCCGGGCGTGGCCAACGTGGCCATCTGGGGTGAGCGGCTGCAGATGCTGCAGGTGCAGGTGGATCCGGCCAAGCTGGCCGCCAACAACGTCACGCTGGAGAACGTGATGAACTCCACCTCGGACGCTCTGGACGCCGGACTGCTCAAGTACTCCCCCGGCGCCCTGATCGGCACCGGCGGCGCCCTCGAGACGCCGAGCCAGAGCCTGAGCATCCGCCACGTCCAGCCGATCACCGGTCCGCAGCAGCTGGCCCAGGTCGCGCTGGAACAGCGTGAGGGGCAGGAGCCGCTGCGCCTCGCCGATGTCGCCACCGTCGTCGAAGACCACCAGCAGCTGATCGGCGACGCCGTCATCAACGGCGGCCCCGGCCTGATGCTGATCGTGGAGAAGCTCCCCTGGGGCAACACCCTGGAGGTCACCCGCGGTGTGGAGGAAGCCCTGAAGGAGCTGCAGCCGGGCTTGACCGGCATCGCGGTGGACACCACCTTGTTCCGGCCGGCGACCTTCATTGAGGAATCACTCGGCAACCTCAGCGTGGCCCTGCTGCTCGGCTGCCTGCTCGTGGTCTTGGTCCTCAGCGTGTTCCTGTTCCAGTGGCGCACCGCGCTGGTCAGCGTGGCGGCCATCCCGCTCTCTCTGCTGACGGCGGCCCTGGTCCTCTACTGGACAGGAGGCACGGTCAACACGATGGTGCTAGCGGGATTGGTGATCGCCGTCGGGGTGGTGGTGGACGACGCCATTATCGACGTCGAAAACATCGTCCGCAGGCTCCGCCAGCACCGGGCTGCCGGCGGCACCGACAGCGCGGCACGGGTGGTGGTCAACGCCTCGCTGGAGGTCCGCGGCCCGATCGTCTACGCGACCCTGATCATCGTCGTGGCTACCGTGCCGATCTTCTTCCTGGACGGCCTGACCGGGTCCTTTTTCCGCCCGCTGGCCATCTCCTACACCCTGGCCGTGTTCGCGTCCATGCTTGTGGCCCTGACCGTTACCCCGGCCATGGCGTACATCTTCCTGCGCAACGCGAAGCTTGAGGACCGCGACCCGCCGCTGGTCCGGGTGCTCAAGCGCTGGTACGGCGCCGGGCTCCGGCCCATCGTCCGCCGCCCGCTCCCGGGCTACCTGTCGCTGGCGGCGCTGGGCGTAGTGGGCATTGTCGCCGCGCCCCTCCTGGGCCAGTCGCTGCTCCCGTCCTTCAAGGAACGCGACTTCCTGATGCACTGGGTCACCCAGCCGGGAACGTCGAATTCCGAGGAGGTCCGGGTCAGCCAGCTGGCCTGCAAGGAGCTGATGACGGTGCCCGGGGTGCGCAACTGCGGATCCCACATCGGGCAGGCGTTTGCGGCCGATGAAGTGGTTGGCGTCAACTTCGGCGAAAACTGGATCAGCATCGATCCGGCGGCGGACTATGACAAGACCCTCGCCTCGGTCCAGGAACTGGTGGATGGCTACCCCGGCATCCACCGGGACGTCCAGACCTACCTCAAGGAACGTGTCCGGGAAGTGCTCACCGGCACCGGCTACGCCGTTGTGGTCCGGGTGTACGGCGACGACCTCGCGGTTCTCCGGAAGGAAGCGGACAAGGTCAAGAAGATCCTCGGCGGGATCGAGGGTGCTGTCGGTGCGAAGATTGCGCTGCAGGTGGACGTGCCGCAGATCGACGTCGAAGTGAACCTGGCGGCCGCCAACCAGTACGGCCTCAAGCCCGGTGACGTGCGGCGTGCCGCCGCCACCCTGGTGGCCGGCGAGGAAGTCGGCGACGTCTACCGCGACGGCAAGGCCTACGACGTGCAGGTCTGGAGCCCGCCGGAGACGCGCACCAGCGTCACCAGCATCGAGAACCTGCAGATGGACACGCCGAGCGGGCAGCGCATCAAGCTCGCGGACGTGGCCAAGATCTCGGTCAAGCCGACCCCGAACGTGATCGAGCGTTCGGAGGGCTCGCGCCGGCTCGATGTCAGTGCCAACGTCAAGGAAGGCGACCTGGTGAAGGTCGTGGAGGAACTCAAGGGCAACCTCGAGACCGTGGAGTTCCCCACCGGCTACCACGCCGACATCCTCGGCGAGTACGCGGAACGGCAGGCCGCCTCTCAGCGCCTGCTGGTCTTCTCGGTCGGCGCCATCGCGGTGATCTTCCTGCTGCTGCAGGCGGCTTTCCGCAGCTGGCGGCTGGCGACCCTGGTGATCCTGACCCTGCCGGTGGCACTCGTGGGCGGTGTCCTCGCAGCGCACCTCAGCGGCGGGATCCTGTCCCTGGGCTCGCTGGTGGGCTTCCTCACGGTGATGGGCATTGCCGCCCGTAACGGCATCCTGCTCATCAACCACTGCCAGCACCTCGAACAGTTCGAGGGCGTGCGGTTCGGCCCCGGACTGGTGCTGCGCGGCGCGGCCGAGCGGTTGTCCCCGATCCTGATGACCACCCTGGCCACGGCCCTGGCCCTCGTGCCGCTGGTGGTCATGGGCAACATTCCGGGCCACGAGATCGAGCACCCCATGGCCGTCGTCATCCTCGGCGGCCTGGTCACCTCGACCCTGGTGAACCTGTTCATCGTCCCCTCGCTCTACCTCCGGTTCGCCAAGGGCCGCGCGGATCGCGAGCACGGGCTCCATGCGGCCCAGCCGGCCACAGCCGGCTAG
- a CDS encoding efflux RND transporter permease subunit, producing MFGWITRFSMQFRILVLALAAGLVTFGVVNVPHMAVDSMPEFAPAQVEIQTEALGLSAVEVEQLITSPMEADLLNGVAWLDEIRSKSVPGLSSIELVFRPGTDLLRARQLVAERMTQAHALPNVSSPPLIMQPMSSTSRVMMVRMSSKQLSGIEMSVLARWKIKPRLIGIPGVANVAIWGQREQQLQVEVTPTQLQEKGITLEQVIKSTGNAVWVSPLSFLEASTPGTGGFVESPSQRLGIQHVLPIRTPADLSKVSVEDTNPRLLLGDIAKVREDHQPLIGDAVVGQDPGLLLVIEKFPGTSALEVTKDIEAALKDLEPGLAGVQMDTSVFRPAAALQDSVDGLALALLFSLLIAVALFWLLFRSWRVAVIGLVALATSVTAAAVVLQLQGATLNVAVLVGIFLAISLVVGDVIEDVQAQRRRRADSDGSDPAADFRSRIGHAVHSVRTPLFHASLIMLIPLVPLLFSSGIGGAFFRPLIWTLVLALLASLIVGLAVTPVLVHLLLPRDASFRRESAGFDRARASYQRTLTAARSRTALGIAAVAVVGVLGLAAASQLVGNRPVVPTLPDRTLLVQWDAMAGTSNEEVTRIAARASDELRTVPGVSGVGGHVGRAIASDQVVGNSSAELWVSIAPDADYAATESAVREVVKGYPGIANNVVNYSQQQIGEFRSTLDPGFAVRVYGTDMTVLQQKAEEVRKAIAGISGVGNPRINSTPKTPIVEVEVNLEAAQKVGIKPGDARRAAAALMQGIVVGNLFEQQKVFEVVVRGAVDVRDDLTSVRDLLLDTPDGGHVKLGDIAAVRLVPNEVVIMHDDTSRRIDVIADVSGRPLADIQRDINDAVRKIEFPLEYHAEIPAKYGENQAADTLVVGLAIAAFLAVLILLQTALRSWKLALAVFLSLPAALAGGTLAAWLSGAVNSQIVLTAFAAVLAITARNAALLSARCDELWREEPSASRATVVMAAARDRISPVLKTALITVLVLIPPAVFGGVIGQTVLGPMLLIIVGGIVTATLCALFVFPLLVFWFGPKEGPEEWESVNESEVPVMQEKVEVK from the coding sequence ATGTTCGGCTGGATTACCCGGTTCAGTATGCAGTTCCGCATCCTGGTTCTGGCCCTCGCGGCCGGGCTCGTCACCTTCGGCGTTGTCAACGTGCCCCACATGGCAGTGGACAGCATGCCCGAGTTCGCCCCCGCGCAGGTCGAGATCCAGACCGAGGCCCTGGGCCTCTCCGCTGTCGAAGTCGAACAGCTCATCACCTCACCGATGGAAGCCGACCTCCTCAACGGGGTGGCCTGGCTGGACGAAATCCGGTCGAAGTCAGTTCCGGGCCTGTCCTCCATCGAACTTGTCTTCCGGCCGGGCACCGACCTGCTCCGTGCCCGCCAGCTGGTGGCTGAACGGATGACCCAGGCGCACGCCCTGCCGAACGTGTCGTCCCCGCCCTTGATCATGCAGCCGATGTCATCGACGAGCCGCGTGATGATGGTACGGATGAGCTCCAAGCAGCTCTCCGGGATTGAAATGTCCGTCCTGGCCCGGTGGAAGATCAAGCCGCGACTGATCGGCATCCCAGGGGTGGCGAACGTGGCCATCTGGGGCCAGCGCGAACAGCAGCTGCAGGTGGAGGTCACCCCCACCCAGTTGCAGGAAAAGGGCATCACGCTGGAGCAGGTGATCAAGTCCACCGGCAACGCCGTTTGGGTCTCACCGCTGAGCTTCCTTGAAGCGTCGACGCCGGGCACCGGCGGTTTCGTCGAGTCCCCCAGCCAGCGGCTCGGCATCCAGCACGTGCTGCCGATCCGCACCCCGGCGGACCTCTCCAAGGTCAGCGTCGAGGACACCAACCCGCGGTTGCTCCTTGGGGACATCGCCAAGGTCCGCGAGGACCACCAGCCGCTGATCGGCGACGCGGTGGTCGGACAGGATCCAGGCCTGCTCCTGGTCATCGAGAAGTTCCCCGGGACCAGCGCACTCGAGGTCACCAAGGACATTGAAGCGGCACTGAAGGACCTCGAACCCGGCCTCGCCGGCGTCCAGATGGACACTTCGGTGTTCCGCCCGGCGGCGGCACTGCAGGACTCCGTGGACGGCCTGGCGCTCGCGCTGCTGTTCAGCCTGCTGATCGCCGTCGCCCTGTTCTGGCTGTTGTTCCGCTCCTGGCGGGTGGCCGTGATCGGCCTGGTTGCCCTGGCCACCTCGGTGACGGCGGCGGCCGTGGTCCTGCAGTTGCAGGGGGCCACCTTGAACGTGGCGGTCCTGGTCGGCATCTTCCTGGCCATCTCCCTGGTTGTGGGCGACGTCATCGAAGATGTGCAGGCCCAGCGCCGGCGCCGCGCCGACAGCGACGGTTCCGACCCGGCCGCGGACTTCCGCTCCCGGATCGGCCACGCCGTCCACAGCGTGCGCACCCCGTTGTTCCACGCCTCGCTGATCATGCTGATCCCCCTGGTACCGCTGCTCTTTAGCTCCGGGATCGGCGGAGCGTTCTTCCGTCCGCTGATCTGGACGCTGGTGCTGGCGCTGCTCGCCTCGCTCATTGTGGGCCTGGCCGTCACACCGGTGCTGGTTCATCTGCTCCTGCCCCGCGATGCCTCATTCCGGCGGGAATCTGCGGGCTTCGACCGGGCCCGCGCCTCGTACCAGCGCACGCTGACGGCGGCCCGGTCCCGCACGGCCCTCGGCATCGCTGCCGTCGCCGTCGTCGGTGTGCTTGGCCTGGCGGCGGCATCCCAGCTGGTCGGCAACCGCCCCGTGGTTCCGACCCTCCCGGACCGGACCCTGCTGGTCCAGTGGGACGCCATGGCGGGCACCTCCAACGAGGAGGTCACCCGCATCGCCGCCCGCGCCTCGGACGAACTCCGGACGGTCCCTGGCGTTTCAGGGGTCGGCGGGCACGTGGGCCGGGCGATCGCCTCCGACCAGGTGGTGGGCAACAGTTCCGCGGAACTGTGGGTGTCTATCGCCCCGGACGCGGACTACGCGGCGACCGAAAGCGCCGTCCGTGAAGTCGTCAAGGGCTACCCGGGCATCGCGAACAACGTCGTCAACTACTCCCAGCAGCAGATCGGCGAGTTCCGCAGCACCCTGGATCCGGGCTTCGCGGTCCGCGTCTACGGCACGGACATGACCGTGCTGCAGCAGAAGGCCGAGGAAGTCCGCAAGGCCATCGCCGGCATCAGCGGCGTCGGAAACCCGCGGATCAACTCGACGCCCAAGACACCCATCGTGGAGGTCGAAGTCAACCTGGAGGCGGCCCAGAAGGTCGGTATCAAACCAGGTGACGCCCGGCGCGCCGCAGCGGCCCTGATGCAGGGAATCGTCGTTGGAAACCTCTTTGAACAGCAGAAGGTGTTCGAGGTTGTGGTCCGGGGCGCCGTCGACGTCCGGGACGACCTGACCAGCGTGCGGGACCTGTTGCTGGACACCCCCGACGGCGGGCACGTCAAGCTCGGCGATATCGCCGCGGTGCGGCTGGTTCCCAACGAGGTGGTGATCATGCACGATGACACCTCGCGGCGGATCGACGTAATCGCGGACGTCAGCGGCCGTCCCCTGGCGGACATCCAGCGGGACATCAACGATGCCGTCCGGAAGATCGAGTTCCCGCTCGAATACCACGCCGAGATCCCGGCCAAGTACGGCGAGAACCAGGCGGCCGACACCCTGGTGGTCGGCCTGGCGATCGCAGCCTTCCTGGCCGTACTGATCCTCCTGCAGACGGCCCTGCGCAGCTGGAAGCTCGCGCTCGCGGTGTTCCTGTCCCTGCCGGCGGCCTTGGCCGGCGGCACCTTGGCGGCCTGGCTGTCCGGGGCGGTGAATTCGCAAATTGTGCTGACGGCCTTTGCGGCGGTCCTGGCCATCACGGCCCGGAACGCGGCGCTGCTCTCGGCACGCTGCGACGAGCTGTGGCGTGAAGAACCGTCAGCCTCCCGGGCGACGGTCGTCATGGCGGCGGCCCGCGACCGGATCTCGCCGGTCCTCAAGACCGCCCTGATCACCGTTCTGGTGCTGATCCCGCCGGCTGTCTTCGGCGGAGTCATCGGCCAGACCGTCCTTGGTCCGATGCTGCTGATCATCGTCGGCGGGATTGTGACCGCTACCCTCTGCGCGCTCTTTGTATTCCCGCTCCTGGTGTTCTGGTTCGGCCCTAAGGAAGGGCCCGAGGAATGGGAATCCGTCAACGAATCCGAAGTTCCGGTAATGCAGGAAAAGGTGGAAGTAAAATGA